In Nitrospirota bacterium, a single genomic region encodes these proteins:
- a CDS encoding ATP-binding protein: MVSRQFWIDLIEKAWSRRSVIWLSGVRRAGKTYLCRSLHGIEYFDCELPRIRRMMEDPQAFLEGLRGKRIILDEVHRLGNPSEILKIAADHFPDILIVATGSSTLGASAKFRDTLSGRKAELWLTPMISADLKDFDKTDLKHRFIRGGLPPFFMADETPERDFQEWMDAYWAKDIQELFRLERRYSFQKFAELLIMQSGGIFEATRFADPCEVSRTTINNYLSVLESTYSVHVIRPFSSRRSSEIISAPKVYAFDTGFVCYYRGWHELRQDDMGLLWEHFVLNEIQARLQTRRISYWRDKRGHEIDFVLTGYKKPEQPLAIECKWSSSGFDAGNIKIFRKQYPVGCNYVVSADTDRSYTSVYDNISVNFVSLSGLIQKIGQ; encoded by the coding sequence ATGGTAAGCAGGCAATTCTGGATTGATTTGATTGAAAAGGCTTGGAGCCGGCGTTCTGTTATCTGGCTTTCCGGTGTAAGGCGGGCGGGAAAGACGTATCTATGCCGGAGTCTTCATGGGATTGAATACTTCGATTGTGAGTTGCCACGTATAAGGCGTATGATGGAAGACCCTCAGGCATTTTTGGAAGGGCTTAGGGGGAAACGCATAATATTGGATGAAGTCCATCGTCTGGGAAATCCTTCTGAGATACTGAAGATTGCTGCTGACCACTTTCCGGATATCTTAATTGTCGCTACGGGTTCATCTACCCTTGGGGCATCTGCCAAATTCAGAGACACCCTTTCAGGCCGTAAAGCAGAACTATGGCTTACCCCCATGATCTCGGCTGACCTCAAAGATTTTGACAAAACAGACTTGAAACACCGTTTTATCCGCGGCGGGCTGCCTCCTTTTTTTATGGCTGATGAAACTCCGGAACGGGATTTTCAGGAATGGATGGATGCCTATTGGGCTAAAGATATCCAGGAGCTTTTCAGGCTGGAGCGGCGTTATTCATTTCAGAAGTTTGCTGAACTTTTGATCATGCAGAGCGGTGGTATATTTGAGGCAACAAGATTTGCCGACCCATGTGAGGTCAGCCGTACGACGATTAACAACTACCTCTCTGTGCTGGAGTCAACCTATTCAGTACATGTGATTCGCCCCTTCAGTTCACGCCGATCATCAGAAATTATTTCTGCACCTAAGGTATATGCCTTTGATACAGGCTTCGTCTGTTATTACCGTGGATGGCATGAACTTCGTCAGGATGATATGGGACTCCTGTGGGAACATTTTGTTCTTAACGAGATACAGGCCCGTCTGCAGACCAGAAGGATTTCATACTGGCGCGATAAAAGGGGGCATGAGATAGACTTTGTGTTAACAGGTTACAAAAAACCGGAACAGCCGCTAGCCATAGAATGTAAGTGGTCTTCATCCGGGTTTGACGCCGGTAATATTAAAATATTCCGAAAACAATATCCTGTTGGATGTAACTATGTTGTCTCTGCCGATACAGACCGTTCTTATACAAGTGTCTACGATAATATTTCCGTGAACTTTGTAAGTCTCTCAGGGTTAATACAGAAAATCGGGCAGTGA
- a CDS encoding SAM-dependent DNA methyltransferase, whose protein sequence is MSSNTSGIISKVWSFCNTLRDDGVGYGDYLEQLTYLLFLKMADEYSRPPYSRPLHIPVEYNWESLTAKRGAELEGHYTTLLRELGKQKGILGQIFTKSQNKIQDPAKLYKLIDMIDKEQWSLMGTDVKGAIYEGLLEKNAEDTKSGAGQYFTPRALIKVMVACLRPEPMKIIADPAAGTGGFLLAAYDFITENYELDKDQKKSLKYKTFCGNEIVASTRRLALMNMFLHNIGDIDSENVISSTDALVADSGLRVDYVLTNPPFGKKSSMTFTNEEGEQEKEGLTYNRQDFWATTSNKQLNFVQHIRTMLKTDGKAAVVLPDNVLFEGGAGETVRKKLLETTDLHTILRLPTGIFYAQGVKANVLFFDARPANKDPWTKEVWVYDYRTNVHHTLKKNPLKLDDLKEFIECYNPENRHRRKETWDSNTNPDGRWRRFTYNEIINRDKTSLDITWLKDKSLADLDNLPDPDTLAAEIVENIEAGLESFREILLICRG, encoded by the coding sequence ATGAGCAGCAACACATCAGGCATCATAAGCAAGGTCTGGTCTTTCTGCAACACCCTCCGGGATGATGGCGTGGGATATGGGGATTACTTAGAGCAGCTTACGTACCTGCTCTTTTTGAAAATGGCAGATGAATACAGCAGGCCGCCATACAGCAGACCCCTCCATATCCCCGTGGAATATAACTGGGAAAGCCTCACTGCCAAACGAGGTGCAGAGCTGGAGGGGCATTACACAACATTGTTACGTGAGCTGGGGAAGCAGAAGGGGATACTGGGGCAGATCTTCACCAAGAGTCAGAACAAGATTCAGGATCCTGCCAAGCTCTACAAGCTCATTGATATGATTGACAAGGAGCAATGGAGTTTGATGGGCACAGATGTAAAGGGGGCAATATACGAAGGACTGCTCGAGAAGAATGCAGAGGATACTAAGAGCGGGGCAGGGCAGTATTTCACGCCGAGGGCACTAATAAAGGTGATGGTAGCATGTCTGCGGCCGGAACCTATGAAAATTATTGCAGATCCTGCGGCAGGCACAGGTGGTTTCCTCCTGGCTGCTTATGATTTCATTACGGAAAACTATGAACTGGACAAAGACCAGAAAAAATCTCTGAAATACAAGACCTTTTGCGGAAACGAGATCGTGGCCAGTACACGCAGGCTGGCCCTGATGAACATGTTCCTGCACAACATCGGGGATATTGACAGCGAAAATGTTATTTCATCAACTGATGCATTGGTAGCAGATTCAGGATTGCGGGTAGACTATGTCCTTACCAATCCGCCTTTCGGTAAAAAGAGTAGTATGACCTTTACCAATGAAGAAGGCGAGCAGGAAAAAGAAGGTCTGACATACAACCGTCAGGACTTCTGGGCAACCACCAGCAATAAGCAGCTCAACTTTGTACAGCACATACGAACCATGCTCAAGACCGACGGAAAGGCGGCAGTAGTATTACCTGACAACGTGCTGTTTGAAGGCGGTGCAGGTGAAACAGTAAGAAAGAAGCTGCTGGAAACAACCGACCTCCATACTATCCTGCGACTCCCGACAGGGATATTTTATGCCCAGGGGGTAAAGGCAAATGTGCTTTTCTTTGATGCAAGACCAGCGAATAAAGACCCATGGACAAAGGAGGTCTGGGTCTATGATTACCGCACCAATGTCCACCATACCCTCAAGAAGAATCCGCTGAAGCTGGATGACCTGAAGGAGTTCATTGAATGCTATAATCCTGAAAACAGGCATAGGAGAAAAGAGACATGGGATAGTAATACAAATCCCGATGGTAGGTGGAGGAGATTCACATACAACGAAATCATTAACCGCGACAAGACCAGCCTTGATATCACATGGCTGAAGGATAAATCCCTTGCAGACCTTGATAACCTGCCTGATCCAGACACTTTAGCCGCTGAGATTGTTGAAAATATCGAGGCAGGGCTGGAGAGCTTCAGGGAAATCCTGTTAATATGCAGGGGATAA
- a CDS encoding HTH domain-containing protein: MDELGSGVLNVNKYLPVYAPGKRPQFLEGNSFKMIIPLDGNMITKFTVSDGTVSDRVSDRVNEGIIEGISADVKGKLLKLVLAVMNKPLQKADELATGLNVSVPTVNRYIKILRLLEVIEFEGPPKSGGYVLSAQFTREIEI; encoded by the coding sequence GTGGATGAACTTGGATCCGGTGTGTTGAACGTGAACAAGTATCTTCCTGTTTATGCCCCCGGGAAGAGGCCGCAATTTTTAGAGGGTAATAGTTTCAAGATGATAATTCCGTTGGATGGAAATATGATTACTAAGTTTACTGTATCAGATGGCACAGTAAGTGATAGAGTAAGTGATAGAGTAAATGAGGGAATAATTGAGGGTATAAGTGCGGATGTAAAAGGTAAACTTCTCAAATTAGTACTTGCTGTAATGAATAAGCCGCTTCAAAAAGCAGATGAGCTGGCAACTGGTTTAAATGTATCAGTACCTACAGTGAACCGCTACATCAAGATACTAAGATTACTTGAAGTTATTGAGTTTGAAGGCCCGCCTAAATCTGGGGGGTATGTTTTATCAGCACAATTTACAAGGGAAATTGAAATATGA
- a CDS encoding restriction endonuclease subunit S: MQAYSADGLPEGWDWTTISDIVGKKGIFVDGDWVESRDQDPNGDVRLIQLADIGDGEYRNKSERFLKYEKAIELCCTFLKKGDVLIARMPDPLGRSCIFPGDLKKSVTVVDVAIVRPGNADFETKCLMYFINAPAFRNAVASLESGTTRKRISRSNLATMSFPLPPLPEQHAIVSRIEQLFSELDKGIEALKTAQQQLKVYRQSVLKWAFEGKLTEKWRQNQDLPDAQDLLEKIQKEREEKAMASGMKLKQVAPLTKDELDALPELPEGWGCVRSGELYGFVTSGSRGWAKYYSAEGAIFLRITNLDFDSLELDLSPENIQYVKPPQGTEGQRTRIFEGDFLFSITGYLGMFAIAPKLDEAYVNQHIALCRPIEGFDKKYFGYWVISRVGGNHFINQLQKGATKAGLGLDDIQNFPVPICSLPEQSQIVQEIESRLSECDNMEATIATSLQQAEALRQSILKKAFEGRLLNDKELEAVRQDPAWEPAERLLERIREENAGLHSEKKGRKSKA, translated from the coding sequence ATGCAAGCTTATTCAGCAGATGGATTGCCAGAGGGGTGGGATTGGACGACAATCAGCGACATTGTTGGTAAAAAAGGTATTTTTGTTGATGGCGATTGGGTTGAGAGTAGGGATCAAGATCCGAATGGTGATGTTCGACTCATACAATTAGCCGATATTGGTGATGGTGAATATCGAAATAAATCAGAAAGATTCCTTAAATATGAAAAAGCTATTGAGCTATGTTGTACCTTTTTAAAAAAAGGAGATGTTCTTATTGCCCGTATGCCCGACCCTTTAGGGCGGTCATGTATTTTTCCCGGCGACCTAAAAAAGTCTGTTACCGTTGTTGATGTTGCAATAGTACGCCCGGGGAACGCTGACTTCGAGACAAAATGTTTGATGTATTTTATTAATGCGCCTGCGTTTCGTAATGCAGTTGCATCATTGGAAAGTGGAACTACACGGAAAAGAATTTCAAGAAGTAATCTGGCGACAATGAGTTTCCCCCTCCCGCCCCTCCCCGAACAGCACGCCATCGTTTCTAGGATAGAGCAACTCTTCAGCGAGTTGGACAAAGGGATCGAAGCCCTCAAAACTGCACAGCAGCAACTCAAAGTGTACCGCCAAAGCGTGTTGAAATGGGCGTTTGAGGGGAAGCTGACAGAGAAGTGGCGGCAGAATCAGGATTTGCCTGATGCACAGGATTTGCTTGAAAAGATACAGAAGGAGAGAGAAGAAAAGGCCATGGCCAGCGGCATGAAGCTTAAACAGGTTGCACCTTTGACGAAAGATGAATTAGACGCCCTGCCTGAATTGCCGGAGGGGTGGGGGTGTGTGAGGTCAGGTGAGTTGTATGGATTTGTAACAAGCGGTTCAAGAGGGTGGGCTAAGTATTATTCAGCAGAAGGGGCCATTTTTTTAAGAATAACAAACTTAGACTTCGATAGTTTGGAACTTGATCTATCCCCTGAAAATATTCAATACGTAAAACCACCGCAAGGCACTGAAGGCCAAAGGACAAGGATATTTGAAGGTGATTTCCTTTTTTCAATTACAGGTTATTTGGGAATGTTTGCGATCGCCCCAAAACTGGATGAAGCATATGTTAATCAACATATTGCATTGTGCAGACCTATTGAAGGATTTGACAAAAAATATTTCGGCTATTGGGTAATCTCAAGAGTTGGTGGAAATCATTTCATAAATCAGTTGCAAAAAGGGGCAACCAAAGCGGGTTTAGGTCTTGATGATATTCAAAATTTTCCTGTTCCAATTTGTTCTCTACCCGAGCAAAGCCAAATCGTCCAGGAAATAGAATCCCGTCTGTCAGAGTGTGATAACATGGAGGCCACCATTGCCACCTCTCTGCAGCAGGCCGAGGCCCTGCGGCAAAGCATCTTAAAGAAGGCATTTGAAGGCAGGCTACTGAATGATAAGGAGCTGGAGGCAGTCAGGCAGGACCCAGCGTGGGAACCGGCGGAGAGGCTGTTGGAGAGGATAAGGGAGGAGAATGCCGGGCTTCATTCGGAGAAGAAAGGGCGGAAGAGTAAGGCATGA
- a CDS encoding ATP-binding protein, whose amino-acid sequence MKDFFDHAEVLNVLHGFNPWWSGRPYSVHDFKRLAFQTCRTYLKDSTLKRAILLSGPRRVGKTTILMQIADGLIREGRDPKSVFYISLDHPLIKLLSMRRILEFYHESIYSQGRETFLLLDEIQYSKEWETEIKLLVDHQPNYRILATGSASVVHRERLTESGVGRWITVPAPTLSFFEFIHIRGEPIPEIPEDLRPVDLFTKSQGEFAELSARFRGLLPSFQQYLLVGGFPETAIQKNISLCQRLLREDVVERVLKRDMTALFGVRNVNELEKLFIYLCIHSGGIVAHKTCADALGTTTTTIANHLTLLEQANLIYRLPPADAGGKKVLKARNKYYLVDAALRNAVLLRGEEILMNPDEMGIIAETTVLRHLYAYYYHDVPEIVYWRDPVSQKEVDIIVRSPNYIIPFEVKYQERPHIKESSGLVAYCRLENVKRAYWVTKLDRDFGVTMFDGLETSFLNVPAHILCYLSGQSERLLWT is encoded by the coding sequence TTGAAGGATTTTTTTGATCATGCAGAGGTACTTAACGTACTACATGGATTTAACCCATGGTGGTCTGGCAGGCCATATTCTGTCCATGACTTTAAAAGGCTGGCGTTTCAGACATGCCGTACTTATTTAAAAGATTCCACTCTGAAGCGGGCCATCCTGCTTTCAGGGCCGCGGCGTGTGGGAAAAACTACTATTCTGATGCAAATAGCCGACGGCCTTATAAGAGAAGGCCGTGATCCTAAAAGTGTATTCTATATCAGCCTTGACCATCCACTGATAAAATTACTCAGCATGAGGCGGATTCTTGAATTTTATCACGAATCCATCTATTCACAGGGAAGGGAGACATTTCTCCTTCTGGATGAAATACAGTATTCAAAAGAATGGGAAACTGAGATAAAGCTCCTTGTGGACCATCAGCCTAATTACAGGATTCTTGCCACAGGCTCTGCCAGTGTGGTTCATCGCGAACGCCTTACTGAAAGCGGTGTAGGAAGATGGATAACCGTACCGGCTCCAACCCTCTCATTCTTTGAGTTTATCCATATCAGGGGAGAACCAATCCCTGAAATTCCTGAAGACTTGCGACCGGTAGACCTCTTTACAAAGTCACAAGGAGAGTTTGCGGAATTGTCCGCACGTTTCCGGGGGCTTCTCCCATCGTTTCAGCAGTACCTGCTTGTAGGCGGATTTCCGGAAACTGCCATTCAGAAGAATATCAGTCTTTGCCAGCGGTTACTGAGGGAGGACGTGGTTGAGCGTGTGCTAAAGCGGGACATGACAGCCCTCTTTGGGGTAAGAAATGTCAATGAGCTTGAAAAACTTTTTATCTATCTATGTATCCATAGTGGAGGCATTGTAGCACACAAGACCTGTGCAGACGCACTGGGCACGACTACAACTACGATTGCAAATCACCTGACCCTGCTTGAGCAGGCAAATCTCATTTATCGTCTCCCTCCTGCGGATGCAGGGGGAAAAAAGGTATTGAAGGCCCGCAATAAATATTATCTGGTTGATGCTGCACTTCGTAATGCCGTACTCCTGCGGGGTGAAGAGATTCTCATGAACCCTGATGAAATGGGTATCATTGCAGAGACAACAGTGCTCAGGCATCTTTATGCATACTACTATCATGATGTGCCGGAAATAGTCTACTGGCGGGACCCTGTTTCTCAGAAAGAGGTGGACATTATTGTCCGGAGTCCAAATTATATCATTCCCTTTGAAGTTAAATATCAGGAAAGACCCCATATAAAGGAAAGCAGCGGGCTTGTTGCCTATTGCCGTTTGGAAAATGTCAAACGGGCCTACTGGGTAACAAAGCTTGACAGGGATTTTGGGGTTACAATGTTTGATGGATTGGAGACCTCTTTCCTGAATGTACCGGCGCATATTTTGTGCTATCTGTCTGGCCAGTCGGAAAGGCTGTTATGGACGTAG
- a CDS encoding DEAD/DEAH box helicase family protein, with translation MINQNPEQVARDNIDRQLIACGWVIQDKKQINLGAGIGVAVREYQTDIGPADYILFVDRKPVGVIEAKREEEGVRLTTHEDQSSEYAVSKLKHLNNDPLSFVYESTGEITRFTNYRDPKPRSRPVFTFHKPETLRELLKGERTLRKGLLNLPSLPTEGLRECQINAINNLEQSFKENRPRALIQMATGSGKTFTAITSIYRLLKYAGAKRILFLVDTRNLGEQAEQEFMAFQPNDDNRKFAELYGVHRLKSSSIPTDNQVYISTIQRLYSILKGEELDEAAEEDNPNERRWQPKEPVPVVYNERPPPEFFDFVVIDECHRSIYNLWKQVLEYFDTFHVGLTATPDNRTFGYFNQNVVSDYGFEEAVTDGVLVPYNVFIIDTRISRKGGVVWKGEYVDHREKLTRRKRWDQIDEDVEYSAKQLDDAVVNPNQIRLIIRTFKEHLPEIFPGRYDRDGRFEIPKTLIFAKSDSHADDIINIVREEFAEENKFCKKVTYKVDDPKGVLQNFRNEYYPRIAVTVDMIATGTDVKPLECLLFMRDIKSRNYFEQMKGRGTRTILLDDLRKVTPSARYVKDHFVIVDAIGVTKSLKTDSRPLEKKPGVLLKDLLGAVAVGARDEDLFTSLANRLTRLERQLTEEEKILFAEKANGRTMKQTVEELLNAYNPDTIEDLRLQSYEENKNASSFAIEEAFSRSHNALIDKAAEVFTGDLNTFVENVRKAHEQIIDHINPDNLLNVGWDKDNTIRATELVNDFTAWLQAHRDEITALQIFYNQPYRRRELTFSMIKELLEKLKTDKPALAPLRIWNAYEQIERANGSPKNELIALVSLIRRVMNIDQLLTPYDKTVDKNFQNWVFQKQAGALKFTEEQMQWLRMIKNYVAGSFHIERDDFDLSPFNAHGGLGKMWQLFGEETNEIINELNEALAA, from the coding sequence ATGATAAACCAAAACCCTGAGCAGGTAGCAAGAGACAACATAGACAGGCAGTTGATTGCATGCGGCTGGGTTATTCAGGATAAGAAGCAGATCAATCTCGGCGCCGGTATTGGGGTAGCTGTTCGGGAATATCAAACAGACATCGGCCCTGCTGATTATATACTGTTTGTTGACAGGAAACCTGTTGGTGTTATTGAGGCCAAGCGGGAGGAAGAAGGCGTTCGCCTGACCACACACGAGGATCAATCCAGCGAATATGCCGTCAGCAAACTGAAGCACCTCAACAATGACCCTTTGTCTTTCGTGTACGAGAGCACAGGCGAAATAACCCGCTTTACCAACTACCGTGACCCAAAGCCGCGTTCACGTCCTGTATTTACCTTTCACAAGCCTGAGACTTTGAGAGAATTGCTGAAGGGTGAGAGGACGCTCAGGAAGGGGCTACTTAACCTACCCTCTCTACCGACAGAAGGACTCCGTGAATGCCAGATTAACGCCATAAATAATTTGGAACAATCTTTCAAGGAAAACAGGCCGCGGGCATTGATCCAGATGGCCACTGGCTCAGGCAAGACCTTTACCGCTATTACCTCCATCTACCGTCTGCTGAAATATGCAGGCGCTAAGCGGATTCTATTTCTCGTGGACACGAGGAATCTTGGGGAGCAGGCCGAGCAGGAGTTCATGGCCTTTCAGCCCAATGATGACAACCGCAAGTTCGCTGAGTTGTATGGCGTGCACCGCCTGAAATCAAGCAGTATCCCTACGGACAACCAGGTTTATATAAGCACCATCCAGCGCCTCTATTCTATCTTAAAGGGTGAAGAGCTGGATGAGGCAGCAGAAGAGGACAACCCCAATGAAAGACGCTGGCAGCCCAAAGAGCCTGTGCCTGTGGTCTACAACGAAAGGCCGCCCCCTGAGTTCTTTGATTTTGTAGTGATTGATGAATGTCACCGGAGTATCTACAATCTGTGGAAACAGGTGCTGGAATATTTTGACACCTTCCATGTCGGCCTTACCGCAACCCCAGATAATCGCACATTCGGATATTTCAACCAGAACGTGGTCAGTGATTACGGCTTTGAAGAGGCGGTGACGGATGGTGTTCTGGTTCCATACAATGTCTTTATTATAGATACCCGGATTAGCCGGAAAGGTGGAGTCGTCTGGAAGGGTGAATATGTGGATCACCGTGAGAAATTAACCCGCAGAAAACGATGGGATCAAATAGACGAGGATGTGGAATACAGTGCGAAGCAGTTGGATGATGCAGTGGTGAACCCCAATCAGATCCGCCTTATCATCAGGACATTCAAAGAGCATCTTCCGGAAATCTTCCCCGGACGTTACGACAGGGACGGAAGATTCGAGATACCCAAGACACTCATCTTCGCCAAGAGCGATTCCCATGCTGATGACATCATCAATATTGTGAGGGAAGAGTTTGCAGAGGAAAACAAGTTCTGCAAAAAAGTTACCTACAAAGTGGATGACCCGAAAGGCGTATTACAGAATTTCAGGAATGAATACTATCCTCGCATTGCTGTAACGGTTGATATGATTGCTACAGGGACTGATGTGAAGCCGCTGGAATGTCTCCTTTTCATGCGGGATATAAAGAGCCGCAATTATTTTGAACAGATGAAGGGGCGCGGCACCCGCACCATCCTTCTGGACGACCTGAGAAAGGTGACCCCGTCTGCCAGGTATGTTAAGGATCACTTTGTGATTGTGGACGCAATAGGAGTGACAAAGAGCCTCAAGACCGACAGCCGCCCTCTGGAAAAGAAGCCTGGAGTGCTGCTGAAAGATCTTTTGGGAGCTGTAGCCGTGGGTGCAAGGGATGAAGACCTTTTTACCTCATTGGCCAATCGCCTCACACGTCTGGAGAGACAGCTCACTGAAGAAGAGAAGATACTGTTTGCTGAAAAGGCCAACGGGAGGACAATGAAACAGACAGTGGAGGAACTGCTGAATGCCTACAATCCCGATACCATTGAAGATCTGCGGTTACAGAGCTATGAGGAGAATAAGAACGCCTCGAGTTTTGCGATTGAAGAGGCCTTTTCCAGAAGTCACAATGCCCTGATTGATAAGGCGGCAGAGGTCTTTACCGGTGACCTGAACACCTTTGTTGAAAACGTCCGCAAGGCGCATGAGCAGATCATTGATCACATCAACCCCGACAACCTGCTGAATGTCGGTTGGGACAAGGACAATACGATCAGGGCCACGGAACTGGTAAATGACTTTACCGCATGGCTGCAAGCACACAGAGATGAGATCACCGCCCTGCAGATATTCTACAACCAGCCCTACCGCAGACGTGAGTTGACCTTCAGCATGATCAAAGAGCTGCTGGAGAAACTGAAGACCGACAAGCCGGCGCTGGCACCCTTGCGGATATGGAATGCTTATGAGCAGATAGAAAGAGCCAATGGCTCACCAAAGAATGAGTTGATTGCCCTCGTATCCCTCATCCGCAGGGTAATGAACATTGATCAACTCCTGACCCCTTACGACAAGACAGTAGACAAAAATTTCCAGAACTGGGTATTTCAAAAACAGGCCGGTGCATTGAAGTTTACTGAGGAACAGATGCAATGGCTAAGGATGATAAAAAATTACGTTGCCGGCAGTTTCCATATTGAAAGAGACGATTTTGACCTCAGCCCCTTCAATGCGCACGGTGGCCTGGGGAAGATGTGGCAACTGTTTGGCGAAGAGACCAATGAGATTATCAACGAACTGAATGAGGCGTTGGCGGCGTGA
- a CDS encoding RluA family pseudouridine synthase: MLQIREHQVSEKEAYKRIDQFLVNVLPVSRTTIQRLINEKLITVNKNQVKPNYKIRPDDVIDILIPGPSPVPLQPEEIPLDILYEDEHLLLVNKPSGLVVHPAPGHFNGTLVNALLFHCKDLKGIGGRERPGLVHRLDKDTSGVLVIAKSDFVHTHLSSQFKLHTINRVYVAVVQGVMKKHKGVIDLAIGRDKKDRKKHSPRTMKPKHSITNFTVIKRFKDATFLELRPETGRTHQLRVHLSHSGHPVAGDKVYGGRGHSMIGKVKVERLMLHAKKLGFTHPVTNEYMEYDAPLPDEMEELINIKLH; the protein is encoded by the coding sequence ATGTTGCAAATACGGGAGCATCAGGTATCTGAGAAAGAGGCTTATAAGAGGATAGACCAGTTCTTAGTAAACGTCCTTCCTGTATCAAGAACCACTATCCAGAGGCTGATCAATGAAAAACTTATCACTGTAAATAAAAATCAGGTCAAGCCGAATTATAAGATTCGTCCTGATGATGTCATTGACATACTGATTCCCGGTCCTTCTCCTGTCCCGCTACAGCCTGAAGAAATACCGCTTGATATATTATATGAAGATGAACACCTGCTGCTGGTCAATAAACCTTCCGGCCTTGTAGTCCATCCTGCCCCCGGTCATTTTAACGGGACGCTTGTCAATGCACTGCTGTTTCACTGTAAAGACCTGAAAGGTATCGGCGGCAGGGAACGCCCCGGCCTGGTTCATCGTCTTGATAAAGACACATCCGGCGTCCTTGTGATAGCCAAGAGTGATTTTGTTCATACGCACCTGTCAAGTCAATTTAAACTGCATACCATCAACAGGGTTTATGTTGCAGTGGTTCAGGGGGTTATGAAAAAGCATAAGGGTGTCATTGACCTTGCCATAGGCAGGGATAAAAAAGACCGTAAGAAGCACTCTCCGAGGACAATGAAACCGAAACATTCTATTACAAACTTTACTGTAATAAAAAGGTTTAAAGACGCGACATTTCTTGAACTCAGGCCTGAAACAGGAAGGACACATCAGTTACGTGTCCACCTCTCCCATTCCGGTCACCCTGTTGCCGGTGATAAGGTCTACGGCGGAAGAGGCCACAGCATGATAGGCAAGGTCAAAGTGGAGAGGCTGATGCTCCACGCAAAAAAACTCGGTTTTACTCATCCAGTGACAAATGAATATATGGAATATGATGCACCGTTGCCTGATGAGATGGAAGAGTTGATTAATATAAAACTCCATTAA
- a CDS encoding tetratricopeptide repeat protein produces MNKPWEKLYSKAMLTLDDGNWLKAVQYLKRSCELYPDKIDAHYELADIYLQMGHIDAAHEVVKAALATDPIDFQCNFILGNIYLAQGKVRDALKVYLYLEKMADEPIPDLLFNIAMAFDCKGDKRKALYYASFATDEDPSFIEAYELTGRLLLENGDLKGAHNAFMEILSLEPDNISAHHMLGVIYSKEKRWLEAIKEWEIVLSMVPDADETLRELGCAVNLLGDAEKAVKLLHKAIEINPENVHAKLDLRKLLHGKS; encoded by the coding sequence ATGAACAAACCATGGGAAAAATTATACAGCAAGGCAATGCTTACACTGGATGATGGGAACTGGCTTAAGGCAGTTCAATATCTGAAGAGATCCTGTGAACTGTACCCGGATAAGATTGATGCACATTATGAGCTTGCGGATATTTATCTGCAAATGGGGCATATTGATGCAGCACATGAAGTCGTTAAAGCAGCACTTGCAACAGACCCTATTGATTTTCAGTGCAACTTTATCCTCGGCAATATTTATCTTGCACAGGGTAAGGTGCGTGATGCACTGAAGGTTTACCTGTATCTTGAGAAGATGGCTGATGAACCGATACCTGACCTGCTGTTCAATATTGCCATGGCATTTGATTGCAAGGGGGATAAGCGAAAGGCCCTTTATTATGCCTCATTCGCAACCGATGAAGACCCTTCGTTTATAGAGGCTTATGAGCTTACCGGAAGGCTGCTGCTTGAAAATGGCGACCTGAAGGGGGCACACAATGCCTTCATGGAGATACTATCCCTTGAGCCTGATAATATCAGTGCACATCACATGCTTGGGGTTATATATTCAAAGGAAAAGCGGTGGCTTGAGGCAATTAAAGAGTGGGAGATTGTGCTCTCGATGGTACCTGATGCAGATGAGACACTTAGGGAACTCGGATGTGCCGTCAACCTCTTAGGAGACGCGGAAAAGGCCGTCAAACTCCTGCACAAGGCCATAGAGATAAACCCCGAAAACGTCCATGCAAAGTTGGATCTGAGGAAGCTATTGCATGGGAAATCGTAA